In Archocentrus centrarchus isolate MPI-CPG fArcCen1 chromosome 22, fArcCen1, whole genome shotgun sequence, one DNA window encodes the following:
- the lclat1 gene encoding LOW QUALITY PROTEIN: lysocardiolipin acyltransferase 1 (The sequence of the model RefSeq protein was modified relative to this genomic sequence to represent the inferred CDS: inserted 1 base in 1 codon), protein MAVSVRGLYFMVTLFLGSFFGSVFMLGPVLPLMLFSPAWYRWLTDRIVATWLTLPVSLLELVFGVKVVITGDGFIPGERSVIIMNHRTRLDWMFLWCCLLRYSYLRLXKICLKAALKAVPGLVGWAMQVACFVFIQRRWEEDKKHLENMLDYFCDIREPLQLLLFPEGTDLTENTRAKSDAFAAQNSLPKLEYVLHPRTTGFTFIVDRLRKGDNLDAVHDITVAYPKNIPQTERHLILGHFPREIHFHVRRYPVSSLPTSSSDLESWCRERWAEKEVRLRDFYSSQPRAFDRDGVARVPPCKSELRVTLIKAASLLYWSSFIALCFTGLWLWAPFRLYFLVMVGVYTAQHKLFGGLELLEMACHRYWKSMSVDVSEKNKVLDGKMQ, encoded by the exons ATGGCTGTGTCGGTGCGGGGCCTGTACTTTATGGTGACCCTGTTTTTGGGTAGTTTCTTCGGGAGCGTCTTCATGCTGGGGCCAGTTTTACCCCTCATGTTGTTTTCTCCTGCTTGGTACCGCTGGCTCACTGATCGAATTGTTGCTACCTGGCTCACCCTACCTGTG TCCTTGCTGGAGCTAGTATTTGGGGTGAAGGTGGTGATAACAGGTGATGGTTTCATTCCCGGGGAGCGAAGTGTGATCATCATGAACCACCGTACCCGTCTGGACTGGATGTTCCTTTGGTGTTGTCTGCTCAGGTACAGCTACCTTCGTC GAAAGATCTGCCTCAAGGCTGCACTTAAGGCTGTGCCTGGCTTGGTGG GTTGGGCGATGCAGGTTGCCTGCTTTGTCTTCATTCAGCGTCGTTGGGAGGAGGACAAGAAGCACTTGGAGAACATGCTGGACTACTTTTGTGACATCAGAGAGCCCTTGCAGTTGCTACTGTTCCCAGAAGGCACAGACCTTACCG AAAATACACGAGCAAAGAGCGACGCATTTGCTGCACAGAACAGCCTGCCGAAGTTGGAGTATGTTCTTCATCCCCGCACCACAGGATTCACCTTCATTGTGGACCGACTTCGAAAAG gtgacAATTTGGATGCCGTCCATGACATTACAGTTGCGTACCCCAAGAACATCCCACAGACAGAACGTCACCTCATACTGGGCCATTTCCCACGTGAGATCCACTTCCACGTCCGGCGCTATCCTGTGTCTTCACTTCCCACTTCTTCCTCTGACCTAGAATCTTGGTGTCGGGAGCGCTGGGCTGAGAAGGAGGTCCGGTTGCGGGACTTTTACTCAAGCCAGCCCCGGGCCTTTGACAGGGATGGTGTTGCGCGCGTGCCACCCTGTAAGTCAGAGTTGAGAGTAACTCTGATCAAAGCGgcctcactgctgtactggagcAGCTTCATTGCTCTGTGTTTCACTGGCCTGTGGCTCTGGGCTCCTTTCAGGCTTTACTTCCTGGTCATGGTCGGAGTGtacacagcacagcacaagCTGTTTGGAGGGCTTGAGCTGCTGGAGATGGCTTGCCATCGATACTGGAAGTCAATGTCTGTTGATGTTAGTGAGAAGAATAAAGTGCTAGATGGGAAAATGCAGTGA